In a genomic window of Rhinopithecus roxellana isolate Shanxi Qingling chromosome 2, ASM756505v1, whole genome shotgun sequence:
- the PLAC8 gene encoding placenta-specific gene 8 protein yields MQSQAPVVVVTQPGVGLAPQNSNWQTSMCDCFSDCGVCLCGTFCFPCLGCQVAADMNECCLCGTSVAMRTLYRTRYGIPGSICDDYMVTLCCPHCSLCQIKRDINRRRAMHAF; encoded by the exons ATGCAATCTCAGGCGCCGGTGGTCGTTGTGACCCAACCTGGAGTTGGTCTGGCACCCCAGAACTCCAACTGGCAGACAAGCATGTGTGACTGCTTCAGCGACTGCGGAGTCT GTCTCTGTGGCACATTTTGTTTCCCATGCCTTGGGTGTCAAGTTGCAGCCGATATGAATGAATGCTGTCTGTGTGGAACAAGCGTCGCAATGAGGACTCTCTACAGGACCCGATATGGCATCCCT GGATCTATTTGTGATGACTATATGGTAACCCTTTGCTGTCCTCATTGTTCTCTTTGCCAAATCAAGAGAGATATCAACAGAAGGAGAGCCATGCATGCTTTCTAA